Within Flavobacterium pisciphilum, the genomic segment AAACCAGTGTTAAAACAATAAAAAATACGTATCAAAACGGATTTCCGTGGCAAATTGTCGATGATAACACACAACAAGTATTGTGGCAGTCGAATACATTGAATGAGAGAGGACAGCTTTTGACGGCTGCTTTAGGAAACGGAATAGCCATAACAAATACTTATGATCAATATGGTTATGCCACGCAAATTAGGCATGACAAGACAAGTCCGACCGTTCAGAACATTTTGACACTCAATACTGCTTTTGAAATTAAAAGAGGAAATTTAAACAGTCGTAACAGTAACTTGTTTAGCAGAAATGAAATTTTTAAGTACGATACCTTAGACCGTCTGACGGAATATACTAATGCGTTAGGTATTCAGGAGACACAGGTTTACGATGACAAAGGAAGAATCACGCAAAATGCGGTAGGTACATACGGGTATGATACTGCTAAAACGTATCAAAATAAAACCATAACACCAACCCCGGAAGCAACAGGCTATTATGCCGGAAGAGAAGGAATTTTTAATGACAGTTTCGAAGACAGGACTGGATGGGGTGTAGAGAGATATCCTATCACAGGATTTTACAGCTATGACAATACAACTACCCGTACAGGGAAGAACTCTGTAAAATTGGTGAATGCAGCTGCAGCAAAACAATTTTTATTTTTGGATAAATGGGTTGATATTGATAACGCAGTTCCTACTCAATATACTTATTCGGCTTGGGTTTATAGTGACAATCCACAGTCAGAGATATTCTTGTATATGAAAGACGGAACCAATGCAGTTACACAAGTTAGTACCGTAAACAATATAAAAGGAGCATGGACCCAAATTGTAGGTACATTTTTAGTTCCTGCAAACGTAAAGAAGTTACGTCTTCGTTTAGACAATAACGGAATAGGGAATGTTTGGTATGATGATGTTCAGATTCGTAAAACAAGCGATGCAGCGACTGCAGCCAGAGCTTTAAACGTTACCTACAATACTTTTAAAAGTCCTGTAGAAATTGAGGAAACAGGAGTAGATAAAATAAGTTTTACCTATAATGATGGTAACGACCGCAGCAGTATGTTTTATTGGGGGCTGCAAACGGATAAACTGTTGAGAACCTACCGAAAACATTACTCGGCAGACGGTACTATGGAAGTAAAGCAAAATATGGCCACCGGAGCCATTGAGTTTGTCACTTATATTGGAGGAGATGGATATACAGCACCGATAGTTTTAAAAAGTGATGGCACAACACAAAATTATCTATATTTACACAGAGATTATCAGGGAACAATTGTAGCGGTAACCAATCAGACAGGAGCGTTAGTTGAAAAAAGATTGTTTGATGCCTGGGGTAATATCGTAAAAGTACAGGATGGCGCTGGCAATATTCTGGCAGGTTTGACCGTTTTGGACCGTGGGTATACCGGACACGAACATTTGCAAAGTGTTGGAATTATACATATGAACGGACGTTTGTACGACCCGAAATTACACCGTTTCCTACAGCCAGATAATTACATACAAGAACCTGATAATACACAGAATTACAATAAGTACGGGTATGTATTAAATAACCCACTTAAATATACAGACCCAAGTGGTGAGGAAGCAGTTAGCGCAGCTGCATTTGGAATAGCCGTCGGTATTGGGGCACTTGTTGCAGGGTTAACTTATACGTTGACAGCGTTATGGTCAGATGTTCCTTTTAATATTGGAGGATTGGCAAAGGCTACCTTTATTGGAGCAGCAAGTGCTGCAGTAACTTTTGGTATTGGTGCCGGAACATCAACAATTACCAGTTTTTATAGCAAAGTTGCTGTAGGCGCGTTAATGCATGGTTCTTTTCAGGGATTTATAGCAGGTGTACAAGGAGGGAATTTTGTGAGCGCTTTTACTCAGGCAGCTGCAGCTAGTATTGCAGCTAGTTTGTGGACGGGCGGGTTAGATTTAGATGCGAAGGGTAACCCTTTAAAAGATACCGGAATGAAAGGAATAGGAGGGAAATTTGCAAATTCAGGAGCAGGTACAATTGCTTTTGGTACCGTTGCAGGAGGTGCTACAGCAGCAATTACTAAAGATAATATATGGCAAGGAGCAATTAGAGGCATGATAGTTAGTGGACTCAATCACGCGATGCACGGGGGCTTTGATAAAAAGTATAAATTCAATGTCATGTTAGACGAAGATGGTGCAAGAGGGGCTGGACATCATGCTATTTCTGGAGAATTAGACAACGGAAAATACAGATTTATTTCTTTAAATGGGACTCTAGATCCAAATGATGCTAATTATAGTGGTGAAAGTCATTATACGAATGAAGTATTTGATAGTATGAATGATATTCAAGAATATTATGGAACTAAAATTACGCCTGGTCATTCCTTTAATAAAATAGATACATATTTGATGACCAGAAGTCAAATGAATAGAGCATTTGCAACTGGAAGAAGTGTGGCTAAACAAAGTTATCATTTATTAACTAATAGTTGCACGAATGTGGTAACACAATCATTGGCAGCTGCGTTTGGTTGGTCTTTTCTTAGTGGTACTACTCCATTAGTAAATCATGTAAACCAAAGATTAAACCATTACGAACATTATTTTTATTCTACTTCTAAATAAATTCAGAAACAATTTAATGAGAAAATTAGCTGTCATTATCACCCTTTTTTTTAATTTTTCATGTATGAAAGATACTTTTATTCAATCTCCTAACAGTGTAAAAGAATCAAAAGAAAGAAACGCATTTATTAAAGAGTTTGTATGGGATAATTCAGTTATTTCAATAGACAATAATAAATATTTATTAAAAGAAGTTTATTTGACTTACTCAATAGATAGCAAGAAAGTTTATAAACAGGTATCTTCCTTAATTTTTAAAACAATAGATCTCAAAACTAAAGAATTTGATTGCCCTGAAGACTACACCAAGTTTAAAATAGTTATTGATGAAATACAATATGACTTGGGAGATGTTTCAAGAAATTTAGCCTGTGAAATTCCGGTTTGTACTAATTATTTTAAATTAATATATTATGATAATGGAGTTAAGAGGAGTATAAATTTTAAAGAGAACTAAAGTTTAAAAAAAGCAATCCCGATCATGTAGATATTTAGGTAATGATAGGGTGGATGTGCAAACAAAAAGTAGAGACAAAGTTAAGGGGGCAATTTGCACCCTTAACTTATTTTAAATCCCCTTATAAGATCTCTTTTTTTTGCTTAAATTGTTTAGAAACATAATCATTTATCTTTTCTCCACGAAGCAGAATATCTGCCAAATTTTCTCCTCCACTGGCGCGAGCGTCTCGCTCGTGAACGCATAGTTGTCTCAAAATAACCTAAAAACAAAAAAGCTCCAGATTTCTCTGAAGCTTTTGTCTTAGTAGCGGGAAGCATTCAATTATCTAACCAGATTTTCGTGGATTATTATAATATTTTAAAATGCGCATCTTGATTTTTCTCATGATGTTGTTTGCATAGCCACTCATATAAATGCCAAAAATCATCAATCAAATTAAAGGTCTTTTGATAATTCATAGTGAAAAAATATATATATATTTGAAAGTAAATAATATGTGAAATTTAATACACATATCTGCCCCAAATTGTATCGCTTTGTGTGATTTTGTCACACAAGTTATAAGCCATTTCAAGAACGATTAAAAGACATTTATGGTAAGAAAAAATGATTTAATAATAAAATTCATTTCGGAAAATGAAACCAACGAGCTACTTCCTGCTTATTTTGATAAATGTTATGAAAATTTAAAAGACTTAAACAAAAGCGAGGAAAAATTTACTATTGGTTTGGTGCTATTAATTTTTCTGCATATTATTTTTAGTAAAGACAGTATAGAATCTTTCACTATTGGCCCAATAAGTATAAAAGATATTTCTATTATACCGAAGCTTCTTCCAATTTTAACTACTTATGTTTTGTTTAATATGTATGCTATTGAGAAACATAAAGCTAATGTAATCAATGCAATAAAGATCTATTCATACACATTTTATAAACAAGATTATTCATCCGAACATTTAAAAAAAATAAGAACTACATTTATAACCAGACTGTACCTCCCATTTTCATTTTCAGTTGTAATTAGCTCATTACTTGATGAAAAACCAAGTTTAATAAAATCAATAATGGGCTTCATAATTTTATTACCAACAATAATTCTTGGATTATTACCTTTTTATTTCTTTTACCAAATGTTGAAAACTATATTCTATCAATATTACGATGATTCATTAGGTTTTTATTCTTTTTGGATTAGTCTTTGGGTTTTTATCTTGATAATCTTCTATATTATTTCTGAAACTATATCTGAAAACAAAGCTGATAAAAAAAATTTATTCTAAAAATTAAAGATAAGATGATAGATAATGGAAATATAGTTTTGTATTTGGGAAGATACGACAACACATATAATTGGCTTAATTTAGTCCTAAACCGCTGTAGTACCAAAACATTAGTAGTTATTTAATAAAGTATAGAGCTAAAATGAAACTTGAAGAAGCAAATATCGACATTGATTGTGTAAAAGAAATAGGAGAGCAATTAAATTCAGACTATCTAAAAATTATACATACTAAATATTGCGCTTCTGTGGAGCAAATCTTAACGATGATTTCAAGTCCGTTAATTTTAATGACATTTGCTATGGCTAAAGTCAAAGAAGACCACTTATCCATTCAAAGCGCGGTAAAACTTGGTTTTTTAGTTAACAATCCACCAAAAGACCCTAAAGAAACAGCAAAAAAATTAGTCGATTTTTTTGAAGAAGAATTAAAAAAAGAAAATGAGAATAATGTTGAGGATGCTCAAAAGGAATCCAATAAACTTTACGAAAAAAGTGAAGAGATTAGAAATTGCTTTAATAATATTGGCTTAAATGCTGTCGTAAATTCTTGGACATTGTTTGAAGCATATATGAAAGATATTTGGATAAAAACCTTAAACAACAAACCAGACTTACTAAATAACAAAATTATTAATGCAAAAAGTAATAGTGAAAACGGAGCAAGTAGTAAAACGATTCCTCTAAACTTATTATCAAAATATAATTATAATGTTTCAAATCATTTAGGAGAAATCTTATCTAACAAATATGATTTCACAGGAGTTGAAGGAATAAAAAAAGCCTATAAAGATTTATTTGACCTTAATGATTCTGAAATATTATTTCTTGAAAAAGTAAAATTAATACAACTCGAAATATGTCGACATATTATTGTACATAATGCCGGAATTATAGATAGTAGATATTTAGCAAGAAGTAAAAGAGCTAATGAAACTATTAATGAAAATTTAAAATTAGACATAATTGAAATAAGTGAAATGATAAATTATTCAATAGAATCTGTTAAGTCGATTTTAATATTAGTTGATGACAAAATAGACAATCGCTAAAAGCATCTAACAACCGTTACAAGTAATTTTGCGCATTAGGGTTAATTTGAAGCTGGTTTTGTATTTGGATGATTTGGTAAATCCCAAGAACGAGCTTAATTTAGTCCGAAACCCGCTGTAGCCCCCAAAACGTTATGCTATGTTACAATAGAATAATAAACATTATACAATCTAAGTTAACAACGAAAAATTGAATCTCAAAAAAAATGATATGACAAATTGGCTAGAAATGGATTATAGAGTTGAAAGTTTGACTTTAATAATAAATGGACTTGAAAATTCAATTCAAACAATAGTTAATAAAAATAAAGAATTTGATTGGTATGATGGAATTTGGATGAGAGAAGAAAGCGAACCAATTTATGGACTCGCTTTTATTGCTTTTCAAAATTATATAAATGGCAGTATAAATGATTTATTTGACAAGCCTGAAAATAAAGTGCAATATTATAAAAGAGACAATAAGCATAAAGATTTTGAAAGAACTCGTATTGAATTAATAATTGGACTTGCTAATTACTACAAGCATAAAGATGCAAAATTTCATAATGGAACAGCTGAAATATTAAAATCATTTAATTTAGATATTAATAGTGAGAACGTCATAGATGATTCTCCAATTTTTGAAGGTTTAGAAATTCTTAATTATGAATGGAACCTATTTGAAATCAAAAAAATAGTTACAGATTATAGAAAAAAACTTTTAGAGATCGCAACATAAAACCCAGCATACAACAGCTCCTAAAATAGATTGCGCAATAGGCTTAATGGAAAGCTGGTTTTGTATTTGGAGATTTGGCAAATCCCAAAAAAAAGGGCTTGATTTAGTTTCAAACCAGCTGTGCCAGCACGTTACCAACAATCACCAAAAGCCGAAATATAACACAAATTATAATTTAAACAGTAGAAAATGTCAGATGATATAAGAAGGGTTGTTTATTATTCAAATAATGATTTAGGCAGTAGAAGAAATTTAGAGAATGCAGAAAAAATTATTCAATTATTCGATAAGAATAACTCCTTTACCATAAATGATTTACTAGAATTATATAACATTCAATTATACTTTAAAAACAATCTGCGTTTACCTACTTGGTCTGATGAACAATATCAAAAATATAAAACTATAACAAGCAATTTTTGGGAGTTAATAAAAAGCTTTTTTTTATCAATTGATAACTCAAATTTCACTCAAATTTTCACAGAAATAAATTTCCAGTATACTCATAATTTTTTAGAATTATTCAACAAATTAAATGTATTTAAAAAAGTTGATTCTAGTTTAATTTCAGCTTTATTGGTTTCTAAAAAGTATATATTCCAAGAACTTTTATATAATCAAGAATTAGTAAATTACTATTCAAAGGAAATTGTGGAGCATTTCGAAAAAAATCCCGAAACTGCTGAAATAATTTTATCTCACTTTGAGGAAATTTCCTTTAGTGAGAAGAAAAAAATTTACATACCTAAAATCTTTTCTTTTGATAAAATTGAAACATTGATCAACCGATACATTTCACTTCCGGAACCAAATTTAAATTACATTAATCTTATTGTAAATTCTCAAAATTTAAAACTTGATTATAAGACAAAATTTAGAGCTTCTAAAAAAGAACGTGAAATTACAAAATCATTTTTCAAGGAGAATAATGGAATATCATATGGTGTTGAAATTGGAATTTCAGGAGAACAATCAGAGCCTAAAACATTAAAACACGATGAAGTAAACAATAGATTAATTTATACCTATAGCAGAAATTATCTTGATAATGCAAGAGATTTTTTTTCGATATTCAAAAACTTCACTTTCTTATTTGAATATGCAAACTTTCAAGGTTGTATGAATTTAGTGCAACGAAATTGTGAGATGGGCACTATGGATAAGATTTTTATGCGTTCAAAAGGAGAATTTTTAAAATATATAAAATTTAATCAAAAAGAACTTCTCTCTAATGGACAATTTGCTATATATAAGCATTACTTAAGAAATAACAATGTTGACATTGAAGATGTTATTTCTTTTGTCGTTGTGGAAACACTACAAAAAGTCTATGGAATTGAAAAACTAAAAATTTCACTACCCTCAAAAGAAACTGAATTTTTTGAAAAGGTACGTATTCTAGCACCAGAATTAGAATTTCTATTAAAACAATATAATGCATTTATTGAAGACGGAAAGATAGATTTTGAATTATTACGATTTAACTCATCTCCTATCTATTTCAGCAAACTAAAAAGCAAAGTAGAGATTAAATATGTATATCCAAAAGGCGAAAATATTTATCGCATAAAAAATGGTTTGTTTTCCACACAATCATCTTTAACCTATATTGATCCCTTTAAGAATAAATATAGCCATCTGTATGAACTCCTTTTAAAAGAAAATATCACTTATGATTTATTTGAAGGTTTTCAACAACGTGAAATTGATTATTTATTAGAGAAAAAAATCATCTTTTTTGATATCAATAACTTTATTAGAGTTGATCAAATTATGTCTCTTATATTTAGTTTATTTCATTATCAAGAGGTTATAAGTTTTTGGCATTTTCCTTTAGAAATGCGAAATATTTTAATTGAGTTTGAAAAGCAGAATGAAGTAATATTTGAAAATTGTTTGTTTACTCGAGAAGAAATACGCTATTTAAACTATAATTTGAACAAAAAAGAATTTTCCAACGGTTTAGATTTACGAAATAAATATATTCACGGTTCAAACTCTGAATCAAAAGATGTTCAAGAAAATGATTATAATGTACTTTTGAAAATTTTGATATTAATTCTTATAAAAATTCAAGACGATATATTAATTAGTAAAGTAGAAAACTGAAAATAATAACTGCTAGTAGCAGTTATTATAACGGATTTGGGCAATTTGCTTAATAGAAAGTTTGTTTTGTATTTGAATGATTTGGTAAATCCGAAGAATGGGCTTAATTTAGTCCCAAACCCGTTGTAGTAGTTGAACGTTACCATCAAGCATAAAAATAAACGGAGAATTAAAAATTTATATCTGTAAATTTAATGAACGAAATAATTTCGCCAAAATACCAAATGAAACTTGTGAAATCCGTTCACGATGCTATTTGGGAGGAATATAAATCATACAAAGAAGTTAGTTTGTACATTAGTAAATGGTACGAGGGAGATCAATGGAATAATAATTGGGAAAACTTCCATATATACCAAAAAGACAACGGGGAAATTGACTTATTAAGTACTTTACACTCAATGATTGGAAGCGACATATTAAAAATAGCTATTGATATGGGAGTTGAGACGCCAGATTTTATTCCATCAATTCCAACATTCAAAAATGAATTGAAATCGGATTTCAAAATTGCTTATGATACTTTTACAAGAGCTTTTAAACAAATCGAAATAGATCCAGGTCTTGCAATTGGTTTAGCAAATTCAGCGTTAGAAAGTATTATAAAGGAAATTTTAAAAGATGAGCGAATAAGTAGTAAAGTCAAGGGAACTGAAACACTTTATAAATTGACTACGATAGTTTTAAAAGAATTTAATATTCTTGACGATAATCATCCTGTAGAACTAAAAACTATTGGGAGTGCACTTTTGTCTATAAATCAATCAATTGAAAAATTAAGAAGCGAAAAAACTAATTTCCATGGGAAAACATCGGATGATTATTTAATAAATGATACAGTTTTTACATATTTTGTAATTAATTCAGTCGCAACTGTTGGACTTTTTCTAAACTCATATTTTAAAACAAAATTTCCTAAACCGATAGAAATAAAAGAAGAAACTGACGATTTGCCCTTTTAGATTTTATAGAAAGAAAAAACCAGCCGGTAATTGCTACTATAACAGATTGGAGCAATAGATATAAGGAAAGTTGGTTTTGAATTTAGGATGATTGGCAATTCCTAAAATGGACATAATTTAAACAAACCCGTTTTAATACAAGAACGTTACCAGTAATTTTGAAACCATCTAAAGCTGTATTATGAAGCAATTAGTATTCTTGTTTTTTATTATTTTTGTTAAATTTGGGTTTGCGCAACAAACCGAATTTAGATTTTCAGAAGAAGGACTAACAGATTTCTTAGTGGTAGAATGTGAAAATAAAACTCAATCTCAACTATATAAGAAAACAATTGATTGGATAGCGGTAACGTATAATACTCCAAAGGCAGTGC encodes:
- a CDS encoding abortive infection family protein, whose protein sequence is MNEIISPKYQMKLVKSVHDAIWEEYKSYKEVSLYISKWYEGDQWNNNWENFHIYQKDNGEIDLLSTLHSMIGSDILKIAIDMGVETPDFIPSIPTFKNELKSDFKIAYDTFTRAFKQIEIDPGLAIGLANSALESIIKEILKDERISSKVKGTETLYKLTTIVLKEFNILDDNHPVELKTIGSALLSINQSIEKLRSEKTNFHGKTSDDYLINDTVFTYFVINSVATVGLFLNSYFKTKFPKPIEIKEETDDLPF